A single window of Senegalia massiliensis DNA harbors:
- the coaD gene encoding pantetheine-phosphate adenylyltransferase, producing MTVIYPGSFDPVTNGHLDIIKRASKKFDKIIVTVLNNPSKNSLFNVEERVELLKNTTKDIENVEIDSFAGLLIDYAKSKDVSIILKGLRALSDFEYEFQMALTNTMLDEELETFFLMTSSKYSFLSSSVVKEIAKFNGDVSKLVPEIVEYNLNKKLKGDI from the coding sequence ATGACAGTAATATATCCAGGTAGTTTTGATCCAGTAACTAATGGACATTTAGATATTATAAAAAGGGCAAGTAAAAAGTTTGATAAAATAATAGTAACAGTTTTAAATAACCCTTCAAAAAATTCATTGTTTAATGTTGAAGAGAGAGTTGAGTTATTAAAAAATACAACTAAAGATATTGAAAATGTAGAAATAGATAGCTTTGCTGGATTACTTATAGATTATGCTAAAAGTAAGGATGTTTCAATTATTTTAAAAGGGCTAAGAGCACTTTCTGATTTTGAGTATGAGTTTCAAATGGCTCTTACTAATACTATGTTAGATGAAGAATTAGAAACCTTCTTTTTAATGACAAGTAGTAAATACTCTTTTTTAAGTTCTTCTGTAGTAAAGGAAATAGCTAAATTTAATGGAGATGTAAGTAAATTAGTTCCAGAAATAGTAGAATATAATCTAAATAAAAAGTTGAAAGGTGATATATAA